The following proteins are co-located in the Mycosarcoma maydis chromosome 11, whole genome shotgun sequence genome:
- a CDS encoding uncharacterized protein (related to TPO1 - Vacuolar polyamine-H+ antiporter) — protein sequence MVLKASSIHTNFLSNGEKYTTDDASASAAAAQSEGAAQTPTSRPTQSRKDSIWSRKSRELPRKQVDLPEGVKNDNIILVVWDGDNDPENPMNWSVGRKWLTTALLCSMCLFIGLATAAFSTGIGPMTQEFGVSNEVGQVGMLLFNGAFSIVPLFLGPLSEFVGRNPIYLGCYALFTVWFIPLALAKNIQTVLVARFLSGAFGAAGTTIIPGTLADIWKTRDRGLPVALFSLVAVAGTVGAPLYCGYILQEKGWRWIQWVQLIVNGAVVVLEFLLLRETRGSVILARRAAKLRKQTGDQRYRAPSELEAPSLKALLHASTTRAALLLVSEPVVFCFSLYIAYAWALIFAFFAAIPIVFQEIHGWSVGNGGLAYIGPLIACFLAFGLSFHGKYLYDRAQARNGGVAVPEARLYYAAVGGILATIGMFIFAFTSYQHVHWIAPEIALVPLVMGIYQIFEAIQNYLADAYGSEYGASAISAQGFVRNALAASFPLFSAQMFHNLTVPYAGLLLACLLALAVPLPFVLIKYGAQIRARSKYAASDDTEDGGPVIGARRGDVENKAATTNSSGSINTTRAPTPTQGLEDGFKTKEKADAVATADAQA from the coding sequence ATGGTTCTCAAGGCTAGCTCGATCCACACAAATTTCCTGTCGAACGGTGAGAAGTACACCACCGACgatgcttccgcttcggctgcagctgcgcagtCCGAGGGCGCTGCTCAGACGCCTACTTCGCGACCCACGCAGTCCCGCAAGGACAGCATTTGGAGCCGAAAGAGCCGTGAACTGCCTCGCAAACAAGTCGATCTGCCCGAGGGCGTCAAGAATGACAACATCATCCTCGTGGTCTGGGACGGCGACAATGATCCCGAAAATCCAATGAACTGGTCCGTCGGCCGTAAGTGGCTCACCACTGCGCTTTTGTGCTCCATGTGCCTCTTCATCGGTctcgccaccgccgccttCTCAACCGGCATTGGCCCCATGACCCAAGAATTTGGCGTTTCCAACGAGGTCGGTCAGGTCGGCATGCTTCTTTTCAACGGTGCTTTCTCAATCGTTcctctcttcctcggccCCCTTTCCGAATTTGTTGGTCGCAACCCCATCTACCTGGGTTGCTATGCCCTGTTCACCGTATGGTTCATCCCTCTGGCTCTCGCCAAGAACATTCAGACAGTTCTTGTCGCTCGTTTCCTCAGCGGTGCATTTGGTGCCGCGGgtaccaccatcatcccaGGCACTCTTGCCGACATTTGGAAGACCAGGGACCGCGGTCTTCCAGTGGCTCTCTTCTCTCTGGTCGCCGTCGCCGGTACCGTCGGCGCTCCTCTCTACTGTGGCTACATCCTGCAAGAAAAGGGGTGGCGATGGATTCAGTGGGTCCAGCTCATCGTCAATGGCGCTGTCGTCGTTCTCGAATTCCTGCTCCTCCGCGAGACCCGTGGCTCCGTCattctcgctcgtcgagccgCCAAATTGCGAAAGCAGACGGGAGACCAGAGATACCGAGCCCCTTCCGAGCTTGAGGCTCCTTCGCTCAAGGCACTCTTGCACGCCTCGACAACCCGAGCGGctctcttgctcgtctctgAGCCCGTCGtcttctgcttctcgcTTTACATTGCCTACGCTTGGGCGTTGATCTTTGCTTTCTTCGCTGCCATTCCCATCGTCTTCCAGGAGATCCACGGCTGGAGCGTTGGCAACGGCGGTCTCGCCTACATTGGCCCTCTGATCGCCTGCTTCCTCGCCTTTGGCCTCTCGTTCCACGGCAAGTATCTCTACGACCGCGCTCAGGCCCGCAACGGCGGTGTCGCTGTTCCCGAGGCACGTCTCTACTACGCCGCCGTTGGAGGCATTCTGGCAACGATTGGCATGTTCATCTTTGCCTTTACCTCGTACCAGCACGTTCACTGGATCGCTCCCGAGATCGCCCTTGTGCCGCTCGTCATGGGTATCTATCAGATCTTTGAGGCCATTCAGAACTACCTCGCTGACGCTTACGGATCCGAGTACGGTgcctcggccatctcggcgCAGGGCTTTGTTCGCAACGCTCTCGCTGCCTCCTTCCCGCTGTTCTCGGCCCAGATGTTCCACAACCTCACGGTGCCCTATGCcggtctgctgctcgcgtGTCTACTGGCCCTGGCAGTCCCTCTGCCCTTTGTTCTGATCAAGTACGGCGCTCAGATCCGTGCTCGATCCAAGTACGCTGCTTCTGACGACACTGAGGACGGCGGTCCCGTCATTGGAGCGCGACGCGGCGATGTTGAGAACAAGGCTGCCACGACCAACTCGAGCGGCTCGATCAACACGACTCGAGCGCCCACGCCTACGCAAGGTCTCGAGGATGGTTTCAAGACCAAGGAGAAGGCTGACGCGGTTGCCACCGCTGATGCCCAGGCTTGA
- a CDS encoding uncharacterized protein (related to RIM2 - Protein of the mitochondrial carrier family (MCF)), producing MPYPGTATPGEGETETIAPLLPSANVHSSQRLRETQLERVSDQGHAGAQVGLSIVQAQQDASSSSKLRIPPTQDEASRTKKLIPPKGWLHFVAGGAGGMCGAIITSPLDVVKTRLQSDLYRQNSAHKHTASTAIAPTATSKPGIFQSARRLAYHFVETGYLLKEISTTEGPRALFRGLGPTLVGVIPARSINFYTYGNGKTLIAERFNGGKETSLVHLSAAALAGLVTATATNPIWVVKTRLQLDSRRNERVASASCTRPSAGSVSGSGSGAPPAATRPSVVHFSTLSAVVRSKKTLGNFGEPAFFHASKASAGSSMNSMQMTLHIVRKEGIKGLYKGMSASYLGVAEGTIQWVLYERLKTMGLDKQSYGDADRVRQNRTNKLSSMVGAAGLAKFVASLATYPHEVVRTRLRQQPEPGQNPKYTGLLQTVKLVYKEEGFAKLYGGLSAHLLRVVPNAVVMFSIYELTLRLATSVE from the coding sequence ATGCCGTATCCTGGCACCGCCACGCcaggagaaggagagacAGAGACCATCGCCCCTCTACTACCATCCGCCAACGTACACTCGTCTCAAAGGCTCCGAGAAACGCAGCTTGAACGCGTCTCTGATCAAGGTCATGCCGGTGCACAGGTTGGCCTCAGCATCGTACAGGCGCAACAAGacgcttcgtcctcttccaaGCTTCGCATCCCACCCACACAAGATGAAGCGTCACGGACCAAAAAGCTCATACCACCCAAAGGGTGGCTGCATTTTGTCGCAGGAGGCGCGGGTGGCATGTGTGGTGCTATCATCACGTCGCCACTCGACGTAGTCAAGACTCGACTGCAGTCGGATCTGTACCGTCAAAATTCGGCTCACAAACACACGGCCTCGACAGCAATCGCACCGACAGCCACATCTAAACCAGGCATTTTTCAAAGCGCTCGTCGGCTGGCTTATCACTTTGTCGAGACAGGTTACCTGCTCAAGGAAATCAGCACCACCGAAGGTCCACGTGCGCTGTTCCGTGGCTTAGGTCCCACACTGGTAGGCGTCATTCCAGCTCGTTCCATCAACTTTTACACGTACGGCAACGGCAAAACGCTCATAGCCGAGCGCTTCAACGGCGGAAAAGAGACTTCCCTGGTGCATCTCAGCGCAGCCGCCTTGGCTGGCCTGGTCACCGCTACAGCGACCAACCCCATTTGGGTCGTCAAGACCCGATTGCAACTCGATTCGCGACGCAACGAGCGGGTAGCATCAGCCTCTTGCACAAGACCGAGTGCAGGCTCAGTTTCAGGCTCAGGATCAGGTGCACCACCAGCCGCCACGAGACCGAGCGTCGTCCACTTCTCCACGCTCTCGGCGGTAGTACGATCCAAAAAGACGCTTGGTAATTTCGGCGAACCGGCGTTTTTCCACGCATCCAAAGCGAGCGCTGGCTCTAGCATGAATTCCATGCAGATGACGCTGCACATTGTTCGCAAGGAAGGCATCAAAGGTTTGTACAAAGGAATGAGCGCCAGCTATCTGGGTGTTGCCGAGGGCACGATTCAGTGGGTGCTGTACGAAAGGTTAAAAACCATGGGCCTTGACAAGCAATCATACGGCGATGCGGATCGAGTGCGTCAAAATAGGACAAACaagctgtcgagcatgGTGGGCGCAGCCGGCTTAGCCAAGTTCGTAGCCAGTCTAGCAACCTATCCACACGAAGTGGTCAGGACGCGATTACGACAGCAGCCCGAACCAGGACAGAATCCCAAATACACCGGCCTCCTACAGACCGTCAAACTCGTCTACAAGGAAGAAGGCTTCGCAAAACTCTACGGCGGTCTCAGCGCGCATTTGCTACGCGTCGTGCCCAACGCCGTCGTCATGTTTAGCATCTACGAGCTCACCCTACGACTCGCCACAAGCGTCGAGTAA
- a CDS encoding putative calmodulin, translating into MADQLTEDQIAEFKEAFSLFDKDGDGTITTKELGTVMRSLGQNPTEAELQDMVNEVDADGNGTIDFPEFLTMMARKMKDTDSEEEIKEAFKVFDKDGNGFISAAELRHVMTNLGEKLSDNEVDEMIREADVDGDGQINYDEFVKMMLSK; encoded by the exons ATGGCCGACCAGCTTACCGAAGACCAGATCGCCGAGTTCAAGGAGGCCTTCTCCCTGTTTGACAAGGACGGCGATggcaccatcaccaccaagGAGCTTGGCACCGTCATGCGATCGCTCGGTCAGAACCCCACCGAGGCAGAGCTGCAGGACATGGTCAATGAGGTGGATGCCGACGGCAACGGCACTATCGACTTTCCCGAATTCCTCACCATGATGGCACGCAAGATGAAAGACACTGATTCGGAAGAAGAGATCAAGGAGGCCTTCAAGGTATTCGACAAGGATGGAAACGGCTTTATTAGCGCCGCTGAGCTTCGACATGT cATGACCAACTTGGGCGAGAAGCTCTCAGACAACGAGGTCGACGAAATGATCCGAGAGGctgacgtcgatggcgacggcCAGATCAACTACGACGAATTTGTCAAG ATGATGCTGAGCAAGTAG